The proteins below are encoded in one region of Hordeum vulgare subsp. vulgare chromosome 3H, MorexV3_pseudomolecules_assembly, whole genome shotgun sequence:
- the LOC123441959 gene encoding uncharacterized protein LOC123441959 — MSPSAPPARFLLFAAALALLLLSPTLAASDAAAEPCAAPLDAAAQDGGADVALCPVRCFRPDPVCGADGVTYWCGCPEAACAGARVARRGYCEVGAGSAPVSGQALLLVHIVWLFVLGAAVLLGFL, encoded by the coding sequence ATGTCGCCCTCCGCCCCGCCCGCCCGCTTCCTCCTCTTCGCCGCGGCCCTCGCGCTGCTcctcctctccccaaccctagcggcCTCCGACGCCGCCGCCGAGCCCTGCGCGGCGCCCCTCGACGCCGCGGCGCAGGACGGTGGGGCCGACGTCGCGCTCTGCCCCGTCCGGTGCTTCCGCCCCGACCCCGTCTGCGGCGCCGACGGGGTCACCTACTGGTGCGGCTGCCCGGAGGCCGCCTGCGCCGGCGCGCGCGTGGCGCGCCGCGGCTACTGCGAGGTCGGCGCCGGCTCGGCCCCCGTCTCCGGCCAGGCTCTCCTGCTCGTCCACATCGTCTGGCTCTTCGTGCtcggcgccgccgtcctcctcggctTCCTCTGA